The following proteins come from a genomic window of Deinococcus sp. KSM4-11:
- a CDS encoding DUF72 domain-containing protein, whose translation MLERYSTRFPAVEINSSFSRPHQRRTYERWAHSVPPGFRFSVKVPKAVTHTARLRESSDLLRPFLAQVEGLGATLGCLLVQLPPSLAFDAAVASAFFEELRQLTSTAVACEPRHSSWFTPQVDALLAGYHVGRVAADPAAVPDAAEPGGFAQTVYYRWHGSPRTYYSRYAREALQRLARAMHAAPAGHDLWVIFDNTAAGAALENAFELQALLDSGGYDPLHEERRLPEAPAWLGRQGED comes from the coding sequence GTGTTGGAACGTTACAGCACGCGTTTTCCTGCTGTGGAGATCAATTCCTCCTTCAGCCGCCCTCACCAGCGCCGAACCTACGAACGGTGGGCGCACAGTGTCCCTCCGGGGTTTCGCTTCAGTGTCAAAGTCCCCAAAGCCGTTACCCATACGGCCCGGCTGCGCGAGAGCAGCGACCTCCTGCGTCCGTTTCTGGCCCAGGTGGAGGGCCTTGGGGCCACCCTGGGCTGCCTGCTCGTTCAGCTGCCTCCCAGCCTGGCCTTCGACGCAGCCGTCGCCTCAGCCTTCTTCGAGGAACTCCGGCAGCTCACATCGACTGCTGTGGCCTGCGAACCACGCCACTCTTCCTGGTTCACGCCACAGGTGGACGCCCTCCTCGCCGGATACCACGTCGGCCGAGTGGCGGCCGATCCAGCTGCCGTGCCGGACGCCGCCGAACCTGGCGGCTTCGCACAGACGGTGTATTACCGCTGGCATGGCTCACCGCGTACCTACTATTCACGCTATGCGCGGGAGGCACTCCAGCGGCTGGCGCGGGCGATGCACGCTGCGCCCGCCGGACACGACCTGTGGGTGATTTTCGACAACACAGCCGCGGGCGCGGCGTTGGAGAATGCCTTCGAGCTCCAGGCCTTGCTGGACAGCGGGGGCTACGACCCCCTCCACGAGGAGCGCCGGCTACCCGAGGCGCCCGCATGGCTCGGCCGACAGGGTGAGGACTGA